The Hippopotamus amphibius kiboko isolate mHipAmp2 chromosome 16, mHipAmp2.hap2, whole genome shotgun sequence genomic interval ATTCAAGCTGGTGTCCCCTGAGGCCCCTGCCTGCTTTGATTTGATCCACTCATGTCTTATGCCTACTCCTACAGGGGAAACCAGAAATACCCTATAAGAGGGCCTTGCAGGTGGAAGGTCAACTCTGACTCCAAATAGATGCAAActggacgtccctggtggcgcagtggttaagaatccacttgccaatgcagggaacacaggttcgatccctggtccaggaagatcccacgtgccgcagagcaactaagcctgagagccacaactactgaagcccaagcaccacaactactgagcccgtgtgctgcaactatgaatgaagcccgtgtgcctagagcccgtgctgtgcaacaagagaagccactgcaatgggaagcccgcgcacaacgaagagtagctctccacaactagagaaagtccgcatgcagcaacgaacacccaacgcagtcaaaaataaacaaacagacgCAAACTACAGTAAGGGAACTCAGAAAGGAAGGACAGTGTCCCATGGTCCCCGGGCCCTGGGACCCAAAAGGAATTAGGCTGAGCTTAAAAGTTGGGAACCGAGAGACTAAAACTCTTCATGATATTTACTGCTGAACCAATCTGTCAGTTGCAATAGGCAcagataataatattaatagcgACACAATAATATTTATGTGTCAGATGCTGAACTAAGTGCTGAATATACATTCTCTCATTTAACCCTCCTGATGACAGCCCCATGGGGTTATCATTTTCATTAGCCACACTCAGCAGATGGGGAACCTGGGGCTCAAAGGGGTTAAGCAGCTTGCCCCAAACCATGcagcagagaagcagaaccagggTCAGGACCCAGGCAGCATGACTCCAGATCTCAAGCTCTTGACTGCTCCTGGTGAGCGACAAGGTCCTCTAAATCTCTTCAGCAAGAGCTGGAGAAGACAGCCCGCATGTAACTCTACTGAGTCGTTCACTCGTCAGCGCTCATCGGTATTTAGTGAGCACCCACTGTGTGGCAGCACTCACGTGTGCCTGGCCACACGGCTGTGGAGACGAATAAGCATGGCCTCTGTTTGTGAGAAGCTTGCGGTCCAGGACCAGTTTGTGAACCAGCGTTCTCTAACCAATGGCTCCAGGGCTGCTCCTGGGAAGACCCTCTGTCCGGAGGGGCCCTGCACGGGAAAAGCTGGTGACCCAAAAGCAAAACGAGGACCAGGGTGTGGAGTGGCACCACAAGACCGTTCTTTCTCACCATCAGCGTTGGCTGAACCTGCCATTCCCAGGCCGTGAGTCCCAGAACTTCCGGCAGAAACTGCTGGGCGCAGGAACAGCGGGTGTCTAGCTTTGACCTTTGTGGGAGGGGGAGAAAGTGACAGCACCGTCACTTTAGGTTAAGAGGTGGAGCCTTAGCTGCTCCTCTGGAACAACCCGCTTCATTGGTCTGAGAAAAACCACTTGACTTTTCACATGGAGAGACTGTAACTGGAGAAGGAAATATTTAGGGCTCAAGGGGCTCATAGGAGCTACAATTTCTACGTGGCCACAGAAGAGCTGCTCAGGCAGGACTGCTTCTTTGCAGAGGAGCTCCTACCTCAGGATCCCTGGGGCGAGTGCGAGGAAGCCCAGCAACGGGATTCAGGAGATCCACAAATCCCTCGAAGTTGCAGGGGGAAAACGTCATGTTATCTGTGCGTTTCTTTTGCAAGATAGAGCGTTCATCGGACTTTCAAGGGCCCCTCGCATCCCCTGAGAAGGCTAAGCATCACGTCTCTGAAGAAATACAGTCGTCCCTCAGTATCCATAGGGGACGGGGTCCCGGACCCCAGCAGATACCAAAGTCCACGGATGGGGAAGCCCTGTATAGGAGATGGCGGGTAGAGTCCGCCCTGTGTAGCCGCGGGTCCCACGGCCGTGGAAATGGAGAGccagttgtatttattttctgagtgCAGATTTAAGCGGTGCCCAGCGGCCATTTCATGTTCCTGGGATGGCATGTGTGTTCTTGTTTTCCTGCTGTCACGCAGCGACCAGCAACTGAGACCCAGAAGATGACTGAAAGGGCAGATGGGGCCTGTGGAGGTGCTGCTCCAGGCCCTAGGGGACACGGTGTAGCAGGAACAGGACGGCCTGGGTGCAGTCAACAGGGACTCGACGGCCCAGTGCTACACATGGTCGTTTCAATCTACACAGCCCAGAAACTGGGCAATAGCTTCATGCTTGGGGATTGGATTTTGATATTCAGTTGAGGTCTTAAGCAATAATGCACTGTCACTCATCCAAGGAAGAAGCAACTCCTGGCTCAGAGAGTGAGGAGGGAGGCAAGATGGCTTACATAAGAGGGAAGGGAACGCCTTTCCTTTCTCTGGGCTCACCTAGTTGGCCCAGACCTTCTAAAACATTTATATCTGCTACAAGGCACACCCGAGAGTCGGGGGGCAGGCGTGGAGAAGCTGGACCTGCCAAGAGAtgggctgggactgggctggAAACGCAGGCTCGGGGAGGCAGATCCAGCCTCTGGACTCTGAGAGCAGCTCCGCCGGGTCGTGGGTTTCCTGGGCTGAGATGTCCTCCTGCCCTTCTGCTCCATTCGCTCTGTCTTTAGCCACCCctggctccccagtgcccagcacagtgctggCCCTTGGAgggtgctgaatgaatgaatgagcctgGACCCCTATCAGGCTGTGACCTCCTTCTGGGCAGGGACCATTTGGGGGCCACTACAACgctgcccctccccatccctccccagtgCCCTGAGGACCGTGGGGCTGAATCCCCCTCTGCTCACGAGACGTTCTCAGCTCAAACCCTTGGCTCCATGGGTCAGACTGAGGCCCCGGTGGTCCCTGCAGACGAGTCATGGAGACCCCACCAACCTACAGATGGGAGGAACTATCTCCGCTGGTGGTGGCCAGGACTACTTTTTGGACTTTCAGCGTGAGGAGGAGCGGGCGAGACCAGAGGAGGCGCGTTCCAGGCCCCTCCTAACATTCAGGAGGGCAGAGCAAGAATACAAGTGGGGGTCCACAAACTACCCGGctaaaacatttaaaaggtataactcaaataaacaaataaaatacacgCTATCCTCCTACCTTAACATTGCAACCGAGAATGCAGAGGTGCCAGGAGATCCATGCTGTGGCCCCAAGCCCCAATCTGTGGcccacctcccttctccccccacccctagcTCCTTCCCTCACGCACCCCTGTGGTCACCCAGCCCACACGTCCAAACTCTGTCTGTACCTCCAGCAAATGGCCACCCCCCGGCTACCCCTCAGGCCTAGAGGGACACACACTGGCTGCACATCTGTCCTTGGGAGCCTAGGGAAGAGGACTGAGCAAATCCTTAGAAGCAAGCAGGCTTGGGATGATAGAAAGTTCCAGAATTCAGGGCGTTCCACATGTGGTGTAGAAAGAAAGGTTACAGGCTCTGGGTGGGCACCTGCCCCTGACTTTTGGGGGCATGGCCAGGAGGGGACCTCAGCAGGGCCTTCTAAAGCCAgggcccagggacttccctgatggtccagtggctaagactccatgctcccaatgcagggggcccaggttcaatccctggtcagggaattagattccacatgcatgctgcaactaagagttcgtatgctgcaactaagagttcgtatgctgcaactaagagttcacatgccgcaactaagagttagcCTGCCACAGCTAAAGgtctcacgtgccacaactaagatccgatgcagccaaataaataaataaatattttaaaaaataaataaagccaaggTCCGGAACAGGGGCCCCCGCCTGCCCATGGTAAGGGCTTTTATAGTCAACCAGGGGAGACAGATGAGACCCTGGACCAGGACAGCAGCAGCTCTTGTGAAGGAGAGATCAGAAATGGCAGATATGTATGCTTAGGACTTCGAGATGTGACACAGGTAGCTCCCAATCTGAGCACCGTGACTGCCATTTGAACCTGAGCCTGGCTCCCTGACACTTTGGCAGGTGGGTGGGTACAGCCACCTGCACCCCTTGTGAAAAGCCACCTAAATGACTGTACTGCTTGTGCTCTCCTCTGCCAACCCCCAGCTCATGGCTGGGCCGTGTGCAGGGCGTCTGGCTCCGGGGAGAGGTGGGGTGGGCCCAAGTTTACACCCACACGGCTATAAATAAGGACTGGCGACTGCTCACTCAGCCTCCCTTCCCCAGCGGTGACAGCACCAGAGCCTCTCAGACACCTGGACCATGGACCCCCGGGAATGCACCTGCATGTCTGGTGAGTAAGGATGCCTACCCAGGGATTCTGCGACCTCTCGCCAGCTTCCCACAGGGAGCCTGCAGGACTGTGATTAATGCTTCTCTTCTTCCAATTAGAAACACCAGTGGGGTTTGTCTCAGACTGGCCACCTCTGGGGCTGCTCCCGCTCTCTGTTGGATACCAGCTTGATTGGCTAGAATTAATAACCTGGCTTAGGAACGATAGTGGAGGGACCTAGCGGCAAGCCTCTGGGGGCAGCCACCAGGGTGGGAGACAAGCCCTGGCCCAGAGCAACCTGCTTCTGGTCCATTGCTCCCATCTACTCCTGACACTTATTatttcccagcctcagtttcttcatctgaaaaacagTTACTTATCCCCAGCTGCCCACCTCCTAGGGTTGCTGTGAAAGTGCTAAAATCATAAAGCATCTGTGATGTCAGGTCCGCATAAGCGGACTTCCGAGCCTGCAACTGCTTAATTCCGTGGAAGCATATTGGCCAGCAGAAGTGAGGTCAGCGTTCAGAGACATCTTGGGTTTTATGACCTTGGGAAATGGCATTAAGAAGTCTCACAAGCCTCCCTGGTCCCTAACAGGACATGTCTGTCCCCAAAATTTGCCCAGAAAGGCAGAAGCTTCCAGCCTCTTGAAACTCAAAACAATAAGTGGGATgatttttgtaaaaaacaaaacaaaaaacaccaaaacatcCCCCCTAGTTTTATGATATGGAAACAAGTTGTAGCTGTGactctctttttgtttctatcCTTTGCTCTTCCTCCTATCTGTTCAGGATTTCCATCTTGCCTGATACCTTGAAAAGGTGAGAAGGGTATGAAAGGCTTCCATAGTCCCCAGGGGACCTTGGGCTTGGCGCAACCTAGGGGTTCTCAAACCTGACtgtacatcagaatcatctgggttgctttataaaaacactaattcccTTTCCCTACGCAGACCTATAAATCAGAATATCTCAAAGCTTGGCTCTaggcatctgcattttaacaagctcccccgGGGATGCTAATGCAGCCCCCCAGTTTCCGTCCATGGACTGTGACTGGGAACCACTGGACGGTCTTCACCACTGGGGTGATTCTCAGCAGCATCTTGTCCAGCCGCTTGTCCCTCTTGTCCAGCCACTGCCCAAGGGCAGCCCAGACCCCCGGCCACCACGACAGCCTGCCGCACACCTGGGCGCCCCGCTCCACCTCAGTGCTCACGTTTGCGGCTCTGTCCTTTCTTCTAGGAGGAACCTGCGTCTGCGGAGACAACTGCAAATGCACAACTTGCAGCTGTAAAACATGTCGAAAAAGTGAGTCTGGTGACGAGGGCACACACTGCTGGCCGGGAGCTGGGAGAGTCTGTTTCTGCCATCCTCAACCCTCCAACCATGATGGGATTCAGGGGGTCCTGGATGCCTTTTACCCATTTGGGAGGGACCTGAAATGAAAGCTGAGTCCCCCAGGCTGCAGCCTATCTGGGGATGAGGGCATCCACGGTGTTTCAGGGGTTTGGATAagaagagggcagaggggaggttCCAGCCTGCCCAGTGGTGAAGGGGATAGAACACTGGCCTGGCGTCATGAGCCCTTGGATTTGCCACTGTCCAATCCCTTCCCCTCCCTAGCCTCTGATGGACCCTGGGTGACCCctgaggtcccttccagctctaacatcCCACCACTTCCTGTCCCAGGTTTTTCATGCGTGTGGATGGGAGCCTGTGTGTAtcctgctcttctttttctacttcctctAAGTGGTGAAGGGGGAAGTGGTCAGATAAGAGTGTTGACCCAAAGCTAATCTGTCCATCTCCTACCCCTTTTAGGCTGCTGTCCTTGCTGCCCCCCAGGCTATGCCAAGTGCGCCCAGGGCTGCATCTGCAAAGGGGCCTCAGACAAGTGCAGCTGCTGCCCCTGAAATGCATCCATTGTGCTGGGGATGAGACCTGGAAAGCATCTATATAGTGCAGCAGCTGAGGAGTTGGAACGACTGTACAATAGGttgtactttttatatatttgcccCAGTCAGGTGGTGGTGACATTTACATAAAGTGCTTGAAGCAATAAAGTTTTCACTTGTGGTTGTCTGGTGGCTCAGAGCAATGTTTTACCCTAACCCAGCAGGACCAAGAAGGGCTGGCCCCATGCAGACACACCAGGCGCCAGCCTGTACCCATTCTGCAGGCAACAGCTAACCCCGAGATCCTACCGTTCTGCCTGAGGGTTTTCTCCTGCAGCAAGAGCTTGCCTGATGTATGCACAGGGCAGGCCACCCCTGGGAACAGCCCTTAACCAATGATAAGCAGGAGTCAGTCAATGAACACCGTCAGCATCTTTACCCTTATAATGGGACAAATCTGAGTCATGTTCTACACTGTCCCCCAGAAGTCCTCAGCGGCACCGAACTCCAAAAGCCTATGGAGGTAACTCCTTATTAACGTACTCCTTATTggcctccttccttctctgcctcactTCTCCATTCTCCTTCCAGGGCTTCC includes:
- the MT4 gene encoding metallothionein-4; its protein translation is MDPRECTCMSGGTCVCGDNCKCTTCSCKTCRKSCCPCCPPGYAKCAQGCICKGASDKCSCCP